A section of the Methanococcus vannielii SB genome encodes:
- a CDS encoding RNA ligase — MNGLFSKTNNKEFKEIVQKISKRLNLNPNDLEKGFERKIITKYEYNDKKYLCFKKKLRHIERGTIVFLNDNFDYFCGYPKIKRAMMLKASLDKYFDKKIAIEEKLDGYNIRIIKFEDEILAVTRGGKICPFTTKKVKKYLKTTFLDDYPNLMLCGEMIGLNNPYVNQYYIEAEKDYENLGFYIFDIRERETNIPYSISKKEELFKKYEIPHVKPIIIDKKDISKLWEILNTLNENKKEGVILKDPEMLMEPLKYTTQHTQCNDLSIAFKYTYDIGIDFMFSRIVREGYQSFEMSESKEEELNRAEKLGKSIFLPMIQTIKDVSEGITSKECFELFFESEPDFLEFMNYLKKMHVPIIIESKEIMGKIIKVRICRIYNATTDKIKSHLEGNLW, encoded by the coding sequence ATGAATGGACTTTTTTCAAAAACTAATAATAAAGAATTTAAAGAAATAGTTCAAAAAATTTCAAAAAGGCTGAATTTAAATCCAAATGACCTTGAAAAGGGATTTGAACGTAAAATAATTACAAAATACGAATACAATGACAAAAAATACCTCTGTTTTAAAAAGAAGTTAAGGCATATTGAAAGGGGCACTATTGTTTTTTTAAACGATAATTTTGACTATTTTTGCGGTTATCCTAAAATAAAAAGAGCAATGATGCTTAAAGCGTCTTTAGACAAATATTTTGATAAAAAAATTGCAATTGAAGAAAAATTAGATGGATATAATATAAGAATTATAAAATTTGAAGATGAAATACTTGCAGTAACTCGTGGTGGGAAAATATGCCCGTTTACAACTAAAAAAGTTAAAAAATACCTTAAAACCACTTTTTTAGATGATTATCCCAATTTAATGCTTTGTGGAGAAATGATAGGACTAAATAACCCTTATGTAAACCAATATTACATTGAAGCAGAAAAAGATTATGAAAATTTAGGATTTTATATTTTCGATATTCGAGAACGTGAAACAAATATACCTTATTCAATATCTAAAAAAGAAGAGCTATTTAAAAAATATGAAATTCCACACGTAAAACCAATAATAATCGATAAAAAAGATATTTCTAAATTATGGGAAATATTAAACACACTAAATGAAAATAAAAAAGAAGGCGTAATTTTAAAAGACCCTGAAATGCTAATGGAACCTTTAAAATATACCACTCAACACACGCAATGTAATGACCTTTCAATAGCATTTAAATATACTTATGATATTGGAATCGATTTCATGTTTAGTAGAATTGTTAGGGAAGGATACCAATCCTTTGAAATGTCCGAAAGTAAAGAAGAAGAATTAAATAGGGCAGAAAAACTTGGAAAATCGATTTTTCTTCCAATGATTCAAACGATAAAGGATGTTTCAGAAGGAATCACTTCAAAAGAATGTTTTGAACTATTTTTTGAATCCGAGCCGGATTTTTTAGAATTTATGAATTATTTAAAAAAGATGCATGTACCAATTATTATAGAATCCAAAGAAATTATGGGTAAAATCATTAAAGTTCGTATTTGTAGAATTTATAATGCCACAACCGACAAGATAAAAAGCCACCTTGAAGGAAACCTCTGGTAG
- a CDS encoding type II toxin-antitoxin system VapC family toxin, giving the protein MIKILDASAFIHGYNPSIEEGIHYTTNGIVLEVVSKEEIIKSALDYGKLKILDPKIENIENVSKMTLNTGDTLSKNDIEILALAIELEGILYTDDYGIQNVSKKLNVKYKNIIAEGSKNDFIWKKLCKGCKAMYPINYPDSECDVCGSELHRKMVKNRLKKSKNSKTCKKT; this is encoded by the coding sequence TTGATAAAAATACTCGATGCTTCAGCATTTATTCACGGCTACAACCCTTCAATTGAAGAGGGAATACACTATACAACAAACGGAATCGTTTTAGAAGTAGTTTCAAAGGAAGAAATTATTAAATCAGCACTAGATTATGGAAAATTAAAAATATTAGACCCAAAAATAGAAAATATTGAAAATGTATCTAAAATGACATTAAATACTGGCGATACATTATCTAAAAATGATATTGAGATATTAGCACTTGCAATCGAACTTGAAGGCATATTATATACCGATGACTATGGAATACAGAACGTTTCAAAAAAGTTAAATGTTAAATATAAAAATATCATAGCTGAAGGGTCTAAAAACGATTTTATTTGGAAAAAACTCTGTAAGGGATGTAAAGCGATGTATCCCATAAATTATCCTGATAGCGAGTGTGATGTTTGCGGAAGTGAACTGCATAGGAAAATGGTTAAAAATAGACTTAAAAAGAGCAAAAACTCAAAAACCTGTAAAAAGACATAA
- a CDS encoding radical SAM protein gives MSKKINTKNKKQDDEFFVLNLNQFRMITGYELSNNDLILEINKNYEVIVPIEYNVSFKDGKLIFEDFIGEKSDSVRALANSLKSGILNKMSQSIVEGLTNNVTNRRTYYINEGIPLIGHTAFGLIDRGTNVIQIRGLSGCNINCPFCSVDEGNHSKSRKNDYYVDMDYLVSEYKKIADFKGNTKLEAHLDGQGEPSLYYPLLELVQELNEINGPKKGIVSIQSNGVNLNEKLIDDLADSGLHRINMSINAIDEKLSKGLSGKKDYDINKILEISEYIKNSKIHLLIAPILLPNYNDTEFKKVLDYAVNLQQKIPQNTINPINNKKNPILGAQLCLTYQFGRKVPKMKTWDFNKFYGLLANYEKEYSSNGINVNLKVPLNEYFGSHVRTRLPCPFKVNDVISATVLMDGRVNGEIIASSMDRIIQVINCKLETCKIIGKRINVKVLRTKDNIIVGTLVK, from the coding sequence ATGTCTAAAAAAATAAACACGAAAAATAAAAAACAAGACGATGAATTTTTTGTTTTGAATTTAAACCAATTTAGGATGATAACAGGTTATGAATTATCTAACAATGATTTAATATTGGAAATAAACAAAAATTATGAAGTAATAGTTCCAATTGAATACAATGTATCTTTTAAAGATGGAAAACTAATTTTTGAAGACTTTATCGGCGAAAAATCAGATTCAGTAAGGGCTTTAGCAAACTCCCTAAAATCTGGAATTTTAAATAAAATGTCCCAAAGTATTGTTGAAGGCCTTACAAACAATGTAACAAATCGTAGAACGTACTATATCAATGAAGGAATTCCTTTAATTGGGCATACTGCATTTGGGCTGATTGATAGGGGTACAAATGTAATTCAGATAAGGGGTTTAAGTGGTTGTAATATTAATTGTCCATTCTGTTCTGTTGATGAGGGAAATCATTCAAAGTCAAGAAAAAATGATTATTACGTGGATATGGATTATTTAGTTTCAGAATACAAAAAAATAGCGGATTTTAAAGGGAATACAAAATTAGAAGCACACCTTGACGGGCAAGGTGAACCTTCACTATATTATCCCCTTTTAGAACTTGTTCAGGAACTTAATGAAATAAATGGGCCTAAAAAAGGAATAGTTTCAATCCAATCAAATGGTGTTAACTTAAATGAAAAACTAATAGATGATTTAGCAGATTCTGGCCTACACCGGATAAACATGTCCATAAATGCAATTGATGAAAAACTTTCAAAAGGGCTTTCGGGTAAAAAGGATTACGATATAAATAAAATTTTGGAAATTTCAGAATATATTAAAAATTCCAAAATTCACCTTCTAATTGCTCCAATTTTACTTCCAAACTATAATGACACAGAATTCAAAAAAGTATTGGATTATGCAGTAAATTTACAGCAAAAAATACCCCAAAATACGATAAACCCGATAAACAACAAAAAAAATCCAATTCTTGGTGCACAACTTTGTTTAACATATCAATTTGGCAGAAAAGTTCCGAAAATGAAAACATGGGACTTTAATAAATTTTACGGCCTTTTGGCAAACTATGAAAAAGAATATTCTTCAAATGGAATAAATGTTAATTTAAAAGTTCCATTAAATGAATACTTTGGAAGTCATGTAAGAACGAGGTTACCATGTCCTTTTAAGGTAAATGACGTAATTTCTGCAACTGTGTTAATGGATGGACGGGTAAATGGGGAAATAATTGCCAGTTCAATGGATAGAATAATTCAGGTAATTAATTGTAAACTGGAAACATGTAAGATTATTGGAAAAAGAATAAATGTAAAGGTACTGCGTACAAAAGACAATATAATTGTTGGAACTCTTGTAAAATAA
- a CDS encoding PHP-associated domain-containing protein: protein MIKIDMHVHTHSSRCSMNFLNILKKTCLKKGILPIITDHDVMTKTDFGIPGEEISTSKGEFCGIFLNEEIKEKDIFEAFDKVKEQGGLIYIPHPFDWQRKRSLCKFGLLDSSEFIKKVDIVEIYNSRCIEQKPNEDAKTYAKSYNIVKGVGSDAHFFWEVGNAFLEIPEFDLDNPKEFLKLLSKAQSENFYCKRSNPNNMLVCSKLSKRIKKLM from the coding sequence ATGATAAAAATTGACATGCACGTTCACACACACAGCTCAAGGTGTTCAATGAACTTTTTAAACATTTTAAAAAAAACGTGTTTGAAAAAAGGAATTTTACCAATAATTACTGACCATGATGTAATGACTAAAACGGACTTTGGAATTCCTGGCGAAGAAATTTCAACGTCAAAAGGAGAATTCTGCGGAATTTTTTTAAATGAAGAAATTAAAGAAAAAGATATTTTTGAAGCGTTTGATAAGGTAAAAGAACAAGGCGGGCTTATTTATATTCCCCATCCATTTGACTGGCAAAGAAAAAGGTCCTTATGTAAGTTTGGGCTTTTAGATAGTTCTGAATTTATAAAAAAAGTAGATATTGTTGAAATATATAACAGCAGATGTATAGAACAAAAACCGAATGAAGATGCAAAAACCTATGCAAAAAGTTACAACATTGTAAAAGGTGTTGGAAGTGATGCACACTTTTTTTGGGAAGTTGGAAATGCATTTTTAGAAATTCCTGAGTTTGATTTGGATAATCCAAAAGAATTTTTAAAACTTTTAAGTAAGGCGCAAAGTGAAAATTTTTATTGTAAGAGATCAAACCCAAACAATATGCTTGTTTGCAGTAAACTTTCAAAGCGTATAAAAAAACTCATGTGA
- a CDS encoding F420-dependent methylenetetrahydromethanopterin dehydrogenase — MVVKIGILKCGNIGMSPIIDLCLDERADRNDIDVRVLGSGAKMNPDQVEEVSKKMVEEKPDFIVYIGPNPAAPGPKKAREILAASGIPSVIIGDAPGIKDKDAMAEQGLGYVLIKCDPMIGARRQFLDPVEMAMFNADVIRVLAGTGALRVVQNAIDEMVFAVEEGKEISLPKIVITEQKAVDAMDFANPYAKAKAMAAFVMAEKTADIDVKGCFMTKEMEKYIPIVASAHETIRYAAKMVDEARELEKATDAVSRKPHAGDGKILNKCKLMEKPE, encoded by the coding sequence ATGGTTGTAAAAATAGGTATTTTAAAATGTGGTAATATAGGAATGTCTCCAATAATCGATCTTTGTTTAGACGAAAGAGCAGACAGAAACGACATTGACGTTAGGGTTTTAGGTAGCGGAGCTAAAATGAACCCTGACCAAGTTGAAGAAGTTAGTAAGAAAATGGTTGAAGAAAAACCTGACTTTATCGTATATATCGGCCCAAATCCTGCTGCACCAGGCCCTAAAAAAGCTAGAGAAATCTTAGCTGCTTCAGGAATTCCATCAGTTATTATTGGTGATGCACCAGGTATTAAAGATAAAGATGCAATGGCTGAACAAGGACTTGGATACGTTTTAATTAAATGCGACCCTATGATTGGTGCTAGAAGGCAGTTCTTAGATCCTGTTGAAATGGCAATGTTTAACGCTGATGTAATCAGAGTTTTAGCAGGAACCGGTGCTTTAAGAGTTGTTCAAAATGCAATAGACGAAATGGTATTTGCAGTTGAAGAAGGAAAAGAAATATCATTACCAAAAATTGTAATCACCGAACAAAAAGCAGTTGATGCAATGGACTTTGCAAACCCTTACGCAAAGGCAAAAGCAATGGCTGCATTTGTAATGGCTGAAAAAACAGCCGATATCGACGTTAAAGGATGTTTCATGACAAAAGAAATGGAAAAATACATCCCAATAGTTGCGTCAGCTCATGAAACCATAAGATATGCTGCTAAAATGGTTGACGAGGCACGAGAATTAGAAAAAGCAACTGATGCTGTTTCAAGAAAACCTCATGCAGGAGACGGAAAAATTTTAAATAAGTGTAAATTAATGGAAAAGCCAGAATAA